Proteins encoded in a region of the Candidatus Aegiribacteria sp. genome:
- the kbl gene encoding glycine C-acetyltransferase gives MYSNRLCGILRSNLEKTEKSGMFKRERVITTRQGTVVNVFNSGEVLNFCSNNYLGLSGDQRLVDRACEILKLRGFGLSSVRFICGTQDIHRELEEKIAVFLSKEDAILYSSCFDANGGLFEPLLTDEDAIISDQLNHASIIDGIRLCKAKRYRYSHVDLEDLEAVLIHARGARVKAIVTDGVFSMDGEIAPLPGICDLAEKYDALLIVDDSHATGFVGENGRGTPEYHGVIERVDIVTSTFGKALGGASGGFVSGPAEVVEMLRQRSRPYLFSNTVAPVVAGTTLAVLDLIEESSVERDRLRDNQRRFRKMMTEAGFRIVKGDHPIVPVMFGHLPNDAALAQKFADELLESGIYAIGFFYPVVPRGKARIRVQLSAAHTSEQIDQCVSAFKVVGHRLGVI, from the coding sequence ATGTACTCAAACAGGTTATGCGGCATCCTCAGGTCAAATCTGGAAAAGACCGAGAAGAGCGGGATGTTCAAGAGAGAAAGGGTCATTACGACAAGACAGGGGACTGTTGTTAATGTATTCAATTCCGGAGAAGTACTCAATTTCTGTTCAAATAACTATCTTGGTCTTTCAGGTGATCAGAGGCTGGTTGACAGAGCATGCGAAATACTGAAATTGAGAGGTTTTGGCCTTTCTTCTGTGCGGTTTATCTGCGGTACCCAGGATATTCACCGGGAACTCGAAGAGAAGATAGCTGTCTTTCTATCCAAAGAGGATGCGATACTCTATTCAAGCTGCTTCGATGCCAATGGAGGGTTATTCGAACCTCTGCTGACCGATGAGGATGCGATCATTTCCGATCAATTGAATCACGCATCGATAATTGATGGTATAAGATTGTGCAAGGCAAAAAGATATCGATACAGTCATGTTGATCTTGAGGATCTTGAAGCTGTTCTCATCCACGCTCGGGGAGCAAGAGTCAAAGCGATCGTTACCGATGGAGTATTCTCGATGGATGGTGAAATTGCTCCTCTTCCCGGAATATGTGACCTGGCTGAGAAGTATGATGCGCTTCTGATAGTGGATGATTCACACGCTACAGGATTCGTAGGTGAGAACGGAAGGGGGACACCGGAGTATCACGGAGTGATTGAAAGAGTGGACATCGTGACATCCACTTTCGGAAAAGCACTCGGAGGTGCTTCCGGAGGTTTCGTATCCGGGCCGGCTGAAGTGGTGGAAATGCTAAGACAGCGGTCCAGACCATACCTGTTTTCAAATACCGTAGCTCCCGTAGTTGCGGGAACCACACTTGCCGTTCTGGATCTGATAGAAGAATCGAGTGTTGAAAGAGACAGACTGCGCGATAATCAGAGACGATTCAGAAAAATGATGACAGAAGCCGGTTTCCGAATAGTGAAGGGAGATCATCCCATTGTACCAGTGATGTTCGGTCATCTGCCCAATGATGCCGCGCTGGCTCAGAAGTTTGCTGATGAACTCCTTGAATCAGGTATTTACGCCATAGGTTTTTTCTACCCGGTAGTGCCCAGAGGGAAGGCCCGAATAAGAGTACAGCTTTCAGCTGCACACACTTCTGAACAGATTGATCAATGTGTATCTGCGTTTAAAGTGGTTGGGCATAGACTGGGCGTAATCTGA
- a CDS encoding diguanylate cyclase, whose protein sequence is MEKTDSDNGNRIGIDPLTGLHDRSYLDGIKDEYLRKDRAWSLLMLDIDHFKLINDIYGHLSGDRVLHQLALTIQVNLKKTDTAIRFGGDEFMIILPDTAGEGALDLAQRLIYEAGRMSFPSGLHISLSIGVSQSRESDGSILELVSRSDKALYRAKEAGRGRVFFFTEDLLDTEAPEISSAHMVGRRPELQKLRQMVEESVTETSRFAVITGEAGVGKSRLVDELLNYCSFMKMLVVKYSAMEHIRRQPYSLLVEPLKDAISELSDREMDVIRRQIEPVHPATLELFPEFEASIIDDTIYFREERLRFRIFRDIAVLISAISTMRPLMFILDNLQWASEQDIGILSFVARNTPDAHVFYLCQMRKDKESETRFKRLAAIRSSIPLLVLDIPKLTMEETRNLLLFSLKDPNIPKEAQDFLISQSGGNPLFLRELLIACIDSGYITADRSGEKIYNIPDDIAIPESLGQIITSKLSNISDEARDLLKIASLSPDHFNLALLEGLTGNDQVVLARGLDKCIKAGLIEEVREGKSEISFRFTHGAVRDFLSSELPDSLRLTYNQRIAGYFEEFYNSGKEDLLTTVAYHYARSQDDSNAGRFAFLAAEQAFSRGANRDAIAWYSVFIERTDEKENDAELMFKVHINLGEIFSITGNIDMADEHLKQALELSKKPVELAAVHLRLGKNYLNSSRYPETLDSFGLATELCQESGLKDIVALRIFIEALIETSFICRLKGQYPEALSNLDRVAELLKESSRDIQDDIMAQYYTRRADIISEIGSIDRALGIYSKALDIYRKTEDLPGEATVLNNMHGIYLRQGEYAKSLNTMEEVIRINLILDDRLGLAIANYNIAEYYQSINMLDLAREYYDKYLEINDDIENELGFGYGSYGLGNLYWLEGRFEKSRLYFEEAIEVFTRLHCDEIRAECKLMIVQICMKTEKFESAKEILRLLNDEGSFSSGTEDSILFVKGLVYMSSPDTDAESLNQSVECFRQIIESSQDNSEIEIALYYSSLATAYGKLDLNNEMKKALKTGSRNLADKLGRIQSYSIRNSIMTRREIVEFKALCSKCDVTFPPDGYAFDRNR, encoded by the coding sequence ATGGAAAAGACTGATTCCGACAACGGTAACAGGATAGGAATTGATCCCCTGACAGGTCTGCATGACAGATCCTATCTGGATGGAATCAAAGATGAATATCTGCGGAAAGACAGAGCGTGGTCTCTTTTAATGCTTGATATTGATCACTTCAAACTGATCAACGATATTTATGGCCATCTTTCAGGTGACAGAGTCCTGCATCAACTGGCGCTGACTATCCAGGTTAATCTCAAGAAAACCGATACCGCGATCAGGTTCGGTGGTGATGAATTCATGATAATCCTTCCGGATACTGCTGGAGAAGGAGCTCTGGATCTTGCTCAGAGGTTGATATACGAAGCGGGAAGGATGAGTTTCCCATCAGGACTTCATATAAGTCTTTCAATTGGCGTTAGTCAGAGCAGGGAGTCTGACGGTTCCATTCTGGAACTTGTCTCCCGTTCTGACAAAGCTCTTTACCGGGCGAAGGAAGCCGGAAGAGGAAGAGTTTTCTTTTTCACGGAAGACCTTCTGGACACAGAAGCTCCTGAGATCAGTTCAGCCCATATGGTCGGTCGCCGACCTGAACTCCAGAAGCTCCGTCAGATGGTCGAGGAATCAGTCACGGAAACAAGCCGCTTTGCCGTGATTACCGGCGAGGCGGGAGTGGGGAAAAGCAGACTGGTCGATGAGCTGCTGAACTACTGCAGCTTCATGAAGATGCTTGTCGTGAAATATTCCGCCATGGAGCACATCCGACGTCAGCCCTATTCGCTTCTCGTTGAGCCTCTGAAAGATGCCATTTCCGAACTGTCAGATCGTGAGATGGATGTAATCCGCAGGCAGATAGAGCCTGTCCATCCTGCCACGCTGGAGCTTTTCCCGGAGTTTGAAGCGTCAATCATCGATGATACGATATATTTCCGTGAGGAGAGACTGCGTTTTCGGATATTTCGGGATATTGCTGTACTCATTTCAGCCATTTCAACGATGAGACCGCTTATGTTCATACTGGATAATCTTCAGTGGGCTTCGGAGCAGGATATCGGGATTCTTTCCTTTGTTGCGAGAAATACTCCCGATGCACATGTATTCTATCTTTGTCAGATGCGCAAAGATAAAGAATCTGAAACACGGTTCAAGAGACTCGCTGCAATCAGATCATCAATTCCTCTTCTGGTTCTGGATATTCCCAAACTGACGATGGAGGAAACTCGCAATCTTCTTCTTTTTTCTTTGAAGGATCCGAATATCCCAAAGGAAGCACAGGATTTCCTGATATCACAAAGTGGAGGAAATCCTCTGTTCTTGCGCGAATTGCTTATTGCGTGCATTGATTCAGGCTATATCACTGCCGACAGGTCAGGAGAGAAGATTTACAATATTCCGGATGATATAGCGATACCTGAGAGCCTGGGGCAGATAATCACATCGAAATTATCCAATATCAGTGATGAAGCAAGGGATCTTCTGAAGATCGCATCCCTTTCCCCTGATCATTTCAACCTGGCGTTGCTCGAAGGTTTGACCGGAAATGATCAGGTGGTACTTGCCAGGGGTCTTGATAAATGTATAAAGGCCGGGCTGATAGAAGAAGTTCGGGAAGGGAAAAGTGAGATCAGTTTCAGGTTCACGCATGGAGCTGTAAGGGATTTTCTTTCCTCCGAGCTTCCTGATTCTCTGAGACTTACTTACAACCAGAGGATTGCCGGCTATTTCGAGGAGTTTTACAATTCCGGTAAGGAGGATCTGCTGACGACGGTAGCCTATCATTATGCGAGAAGTCAGGATGACTCCAATGCCGGCAGATTTGCTTTCCTTGCAGCTGAACAGGCTTTCTCAAGGGGAGCTAACAGAGATGCCATCGCCTGGTACTCCGTTTTCATTGAAAGAACAGATGAAAAAGAGAACGATGCTGAACTGATGTTCAAAGTTCATATCAATCTTGGAGAAATTTTCTCAATCACAGGAAATATTGATATGGCTGATGAGCATCTTAAGCAGGCTCTGGAACTATCGAAGAAGCCTGTGGAACTGGCAGCAGTGCATTTAAGGCTTGGAAAGAATTACCTCAACAGCAGCAGGTATCCGGAAACTCTAGATAGTTTCGGGCTAGCAACGGAATTATGTCAGGAAAGCGGATTGAAGGATATAGTAGCCCTCAGGATATTTATCGAAGCACTGATAGAAACATCATTCATTTGCAGGCTCAAGGGGCAGTATCCTGAGGCTTTATCCAATCTGGACAGGGTAGCGGAACTGCTGAAAGAATCCAGCAGGGATATACAGGATGATATTATGGCTCAGTACTATACCAGGAGAGCTGACATAATCTCGGAGATCGGTTCTATCGACAGAGCTCTCGGAATTTACAGCAAGGCACTTGATATCTACAGGAAGACAGAAGACCTGCCCGGTGAGGCTACCGTTCTGAATAACATGCACGGGATCTATCTACGTCAGGGAGAGTATGCGAAGAGCCTCAATACTATGGAAGAGGTTATCAGGATCAATCTGATCCTGGATGACAGACTTGGTCTGGCCATCGCCAATTACAATATCGCTGAATACTACCAGAGCATCAATATGCTTGATCTCGCGAGAGAGTACTACGATAAGTATCTTGAGATAAATGACGATATTGAAAACGAGCTGGGTTTCGGATATGGAAGTTATGGTCTGGGGAATCTTTACTGGCTCGAAGGGAGATTTGAGAAGTCAAGGTTGTATTTCGAAGAAGCGATAGAAGTATTTACCAGACTCCACTGTGATGAGATAAGAGCGGAATGCAAGCTGATGATAGTTCAAATATGCATGAAAACCGAGAAGTTTGAGAGCGCAAAGGAAATACTGAGATTACTTAACGATGAGGGTTCGTTCAGTTCCGGCACGGAAGACAGTATCCTGTTTGTAAAAGGATTGGTCTATATGTCCTCTCCGGATACTGATGCTGAATCACTCAATCAATCTGTGGAATGTTTCAGGCAGATCATCGAATCTTCGCAGGACAACTCTGAAATAGAGATTGCCCTGTACTACAGTTCACTGGCCACCGCGTACGGAAAACTTGACCTGAACAACGAGATGAAGAAAGCTCTGAAAACAGGATCAAGAAATCTTGCAGATAAGCTGGGCAGGATACAGTCCTATTCCATCAGGAACAGTATCATGACCCGCCGTGAGATTGTTGAATTCAAAGCACTATGTTCGAAGTGCGATGTTACTTTCCCGCCCGATGGATATGCATTCGATCGCAATAGATGA
- a CDS encoding class II aldolase/adducin family protein, whose translation MKRLLEKYSAKMVSAGLAETGFPLLGGLDAELEWNREDSAIPVLERVFSGLSINSLLFSLPAEPYRSIIDFLASGDVNSIQPEDSETRTFLHDLPVIRDFSSDMIIEKLRKRKSVIIKGKGIITWGTVSPEQAFIFYSSVCFACFVKFFSDYLRDSRRGEVSIEQERVFRVALNNLDRYPDKPPLLMTGPFRNKENVYRAVAQAGRLTVEHRLVDSFFGNVSLRRGDTLFISQTTSSLDELEGCIDPCPLNGSACTSITASSEFSAHMGILRHTGMNAILHGHPKFSVIMSMDCRRENCASRGSCHIRCPEERFIRDVPIVPGEVGTGPYGLCNTLPSAMEGSRGVIVWGHGLFTVSLDDFNGAFRNLLSIERMCREEYFRFLD comes from the coding sequence TTGATGCTGAGCTGGAATGGAACAGGGAAGATTCCGCAATCCCTGTACTTGAGAGAGTATTCAGCGGATTGAGTATAAACTCCCTGCTTTTCTCTCTTCCGGCTGAACCATACCGCTCAATCATTGATTTTCTGGCATCAGGAGATGTGAATTCCATTCAGCCTGAAGATTCTGAAACGCGAACCTTCCTGCATGACCTTCCTGTAATTCGCGATTTCAGTTCAGACATGATAATTGAGAAACTCAGGAAGCGAAAGAGTGTAATCATAAAGGGAAAGGGAATAATTACATGGGGCACTGTAAGTCCCGAACAGGCTTTCATATTCTATAGTTCGGTCTGTTTCGCATGCTTCGTGAAATTCTTTTCAGATTACCTTCGGGACAGCAGAAGAGGTGAAGTTTCGATCGAGCAGGAGAGGGTATTCAGGGTTGCTCTTAACAATCTTGATAGATACCCGGATAAACCTCCCTTACTTATGACTGGACCTTTCCGGAACAAAGAGAATGTTTACAGAGCAGTTGCACAGGCCGGCAGGCTTACAGTAGAGCACAGACTTGTTGATTCCTTCTTCGGGAATGTCTCTCTGAGACGGGGTGATACTCTGTTCATTAGTCAGACAACCTCTTCTCTGGATGAACTGGAAGGTTGTATTGATCCGTGTCCACTGAATGGATCGGCCTGCACAAGTATCACGGCTTCCAGTGAGTTTTCTGCTCACATGGGTATTCTTCGGCATACAGGTATGAACGCGATACTTCACGGTCATCCAAAATTCTCTGTAATAATGTCAATGGACTGTCGCAGGGAAAACTGTGCTTCAAGAGGATCGTGTCACATCCGTTGCCCTGAAGAGCGCTTCATACGTGATGTTCCCATCGTTCCGGGTGAAGTCGGGACAGGTCCTTATGGTCTGTGCAATACGCTTCCATCGGCCATGGAGGGTAGTCGAGGTGTAATAGTATGGGGTCATGGGCTTTTCACGGTATCATTGGATGATTTCAATGGCGCCTTTCGGAACCTGCTTTCAATCGAGAGAATGTGCAGAGAAGAGTATTTCAGGTTTCTGGATTGA